The following are encoded together in the Streptomyces asoensis genome:
- a CDS encoding HAD family hydrolase: protein MGRMTSPQLTVGFDLDMTLIDSRPGIRATYIALAERTGTYIDADLVVTRLGPPPETELAHWYPAERVAAVADLYRSLYPEHGVTGATALPGARESIAAVRAAGGRAVVVTAKHQPNAELQVAHLRLGPDAVVGDLWAEQKARALREHGASVYVGDHVGDVRGAHAAGALSVTVPTGPVGAQELRTAGADVVLTDLTEFPAWLAGHLGV from the coding sequence ATGGGCCGCATGACGTCACCCCAGCTCACCGTCGGCTTCGACCTCGACATGACCCTCATCGACTCCCGGCCCGGCATCCGGGCCACGTACATCGCGCTCGCCGAGCGGACGGGGACGTACATCGACGCCGACCTGGTGGTCACCCGGCTCGGGCCGCCGCCGGAGACGGAGCTGGCCCACTGGTACCCGGCGGAGCGGGTCGCCGCCGTGGCCGACCTCTACCGCTCGCTGTACCCGGAGCACGGCGTCACCGGCGCGACCGCGCTGCCCGGCGCCCGGGAGTCCATAGCGGCGGTGCGGGCGGCCGGCGGGCGGGCGGTCGTCGTCACCGCCAAGCACCAGCCGAACGCCGAACTCCAGGTGGCGCACCTGCGCCTCGGCCCCGACGCGGTCGTCGGCGACCTGTGGGCCGAGCAGAAGGCGCGGGCGCTGCGCGAGCACGGCGCGAGCGTCTACGTCGGCGACCACGTGGGCGACGTCCGCGGCGCGCACGCCGCGGGGGCGCTGTCGGTGACCGTGCCGACCGGGCCGGTCGGTGCGCAGGAACTGCGGACGGCCGGTGCGGATGTCGTGCTCACCGACCTCACCGAGTTCCCCGCCTGGCTCGCCGGCCACCTCGGGGTCTAG